The Physeter macrocephalus isolate SW-GA unplaced genomic scaffold, ASM283717v5 random_1047, whole genome shotgun sequence region ggcccaCCCCCAGGCTGGCCTGCCCCTCACACTGGTGCTGGATGAAGCAGTGAGCGGCCAGGAGCTTCAGCGAGTGCACCTCAAACAGCACACGGTGGAAGAGGAGGCTGTGAGCGGAGGGCCGGCGGGCAGGGTCCCGGGCCAGGCAGGAGAGGATGAACTCCTGGGGTGTGGAGAGGGGGCTGCAGTCGGTGGAGCCCCTCCACTCTGGCCACACTGTGTGAAGAGAAGGGGCCCCTGCAGGGTCCAACCCCGTGGGAGCCTTCATGGAGCAGCGTGCACAGAGCAGAGGCATCCCGTCAGCAGCCAGGCCAGGACCTGATTCTTCAAACAGGACAGTCGAGTCTGCCCCGGGCCCAGAACTGCCCATGCTCTACTTCCAGCACCCCTCACAGAAATCGTGGCGGGGTGGCACTGTCGTCCCCAATTCACAGGCGAAGCTGCACTGCTCAGGGAGTGCACCAGCCCCCCCCCGCCTCGCAGCcctggggctgggcagagggcTGAAAGATCAGCACGGGCCCTCGAGGTCAGTGCAGCCTAGCCTGAGCCCGTCTACCTACAGCCTGCCCCTTTTCTGGTTGCCTCAGGTCAGGCCCGATTCCGGAGATGACCTTGAAgtgtccctgccctgccccacatCCATGCCCTCCACTGCCTCTCCGGTCCATCCTGGCTCCACCTCCTCGTCAGTCCTGTCCAGGCCCCGtcacttccctcccccatccccagaggtCATGCAGTGAAGCCAGACAGTCGCCAGACTCTGACCAGAGAGGTTGTGGCTGCAGCTTCTGTCCGTCCGCATGCCCTTTGCCGGCTCCCCACCCACCTTGCCCCCAACACAGGATAGGACCATGTCCTTTCTAACTGGTCTCCTGAAGGCTTACAGGTGGGGATGTGGAATCGGGCAGACCTGGATGCAAACACCGGCTCCACCACTCGCTCTAaagcctctctgaacctgtttctttatctataaaatgggcataaaaattGTGCCCACGCGGGAAGTATCTCTCCGGTCTCTCTGTGCTTAGAATGTGCCCTCAGAGCCTTCACATTTGCGACTCGACATGCACGCCCAGTAAGGCCCTCCTTGCAGGGGTGGTGGGGTGAAGGCTTGCGCAGCGGGCCTGGCCCTGACCTGCTGCACCTCCAGGCCTGCCCAAAGCACCGCACCGGCCCTCCTTGGAACACTGAGAGCCAGCCAGTAGGGGCAGGGCCAGCTGCTTACCCGCATGTTGGGGTCACTCAGAGAATGCCTGGCGCGAGCGATGGCCTCCTCTGTGACCCGGGTGTCCCCATTGGCCTGGATCTCCAGCACAGCCatctggggggcagggcagggtcagGCATGGGGAAGGGACAGCacaggtgggatggggggagttAGCCGGGAGGGGCCCAGAGACCACGGGGTTAGTACCTCCAGCGCACACATCCCGAAAGAGAAGATGTCCACGGCAGTGCCATCGGCAACCTCTGAAAGGGGAGAGCAGGTCAGGGCAGGGAAGGCGGATGCCGGGGGTGAGGGGGGCCTCCCAGACTCACCTCCGTACTCTGGCGGGAAGAAGTGCAAGTTCCGGGGTTCCTCCCGCTCAACACGGATGGGGCTTCGAAGATCGTCTGGGAGCGCTATGGAGAGAGCGCAGGATGAGCAGACGGGACCTCTCTCCCACGCTCCGTCCCCCCAGGGTCCCCACGCACCATTGGAGAAGATCCGGTGCCACACTGAGCCGGTCACCAGAGGGAAGAGCAGGCGTCAACGTGACGGGGCATTGGGCTTCGTCCGCCCCCGTTCCAGGCAggtcccccagccccgccccccgccccccagccccactccgCCAGCACCAGAGCCGATCTTGATGAGGCCGTTGTGCTGTATGAAGATGGTGTCGCTGGTCAGGTTCCCGTGGATGATGGGGGGACTGCAGGCGTGCAGAaagctggagaggaggggagagcagggggAGCTGGGTCAGGGGTGCCAGGGAGGCGGGGGCGCCAAAGGCAGGTGCTCGGGCAAGCCCAGGCCCTCACCTGAGCGCGGACAGGATCTGCGTGCACCAGCGCTTCCAGGCCTGGCGGCGGACGGACTCCGTGGGATGAGCGCAGGAAAGGCAGCTGGGCCTGAGGTGGCCCGGCCCAACCCCGCTCCTGTGCCCAGGGCCGCCCAGCGCCCCCTCACCGTCTCTGTCCCCAGCGCGCCCCGACCCCACCCTGCCCTGACGCTGACCCAGCCCCTCCCTGTACCCTGGTGTTCATGGCCTTGTGGTTCTTCTTGgtctttttgaggaactgcttgAGGCTGCCCGATGACACGTACTCTGCGATGAAGATGACCTGCGAGGCGGCAGGCTCACGGGCTCCACCAATGGTGGGTGCCCACAGCCTCTCCACCCACTGGTGCCCCCTCCCCGTGGTGTGCCCAGGGCTCACCCGTGCTCGGGCCTCCGAGGCGTCCAGCCAGTACTTGTGCAGCTTGACAATGTTGGGGTGGTCCACCAGCGCCAGCTGCTCAAACATGACCTGGATCCTCTCCTGGGAAGGGGGGGCGGTCACCAGGCttgggggggtgggcggggggtggggggcagcaggcCTTACCTCGTGGGCCAAAAAGGCCTTCCTGTCAGCGAAGTGCAGCTCGTTCcacaccacctccaccccctcctccgtGTCCATGGCCAGGAAGGTGCTCTGGACGCCGGGCATGTTCCCCTGGTtcacctggggcgggggggggggcacgaGTGAGCTGGTGCgtgggggaggaagagggtgCGGGCTAGGTCTCTGCTCACCTCCCTTCCAGCAGCCCGAGCATGTGAGGCAGGCGCTGGCCTGCTCTGGGAGGAAGCTGGGCACCCAGGAGCAGAGGCTTGGTATcctggggctgggctgagggGATCTGGGGCAAGTTCCGGGTGTTTTTGAGGCTGGTCCCCAGAGGACTAACAGCTGGTCCCAGAGGCATGGTGGTCTCGGGAGGAGACTTAGGGAATCGGGGGTTCCTCACCAGGGCGTGGGCGCCAGGCTCAAGGAGTGCAAGGGCCCATCAAGAAGGGGGCCGCCTGCGCGACGCTTCGCAGAGGTTTCGGGTCTCCCGGCTCCCCGAGAGTCCGCACGGCCCCGCGTGGTCTCAagggcccctccccgccccgccccgccccacccccgccgtGCCCACCTGCTCCCGCCGCTTCTGCCAGCGGCCGCACGGGCTCTCTTCCAGGATGTCGCTCTCGTCCTCACTCTCGTCCTCCCGCTCCCGCTCCCGGCCCCGCCTCGGTACCGGCTCCGGGGCCGCCATGGCTCGGCGGGTCCAGGCCGCCGCCCTCCGCGCTATCCGCCGCCCAGCGCCGCCTCCGCTCCCCTCCCGTCCTGGCCCCGCGCCCAGACGCCCAGCTGGGAgcggagccgccgccgccgccgccaccacctCGAGTCCCTACTCGGGCTCCGGGAACTGGGAGACGCGGGCGCGCGGCCGGCCCGGGGGTGGAGCCCGCCTGCCCCTCCGGAGCCGCCTCCCCTGGCCGGAGCCCGAGCGGAGATTCCCCGTAGAAGGCAGAGCCCTTGCGGCGCCCGACTTAGTCCCCACCTGTCCCCCGCCCGGGGGCCCACCGCGTGGAGCCCCACCCCGGCCTAGGCCCCGCCCACTGTCCCGCCCACTGTCCCCGCCCACATCCACGAAGGCCCCGCCTCTCGGACCCCGCCCAGTCAGAGGCCCCGCCCTCCCCGTCTAGGGCCCCgccccgaggccccgcccctcccgagGTGCCCCTCCCGGCGGAGCTGCCTGGTCCCAGCCAGGCTCCTCCCGGGACTCGCTGCTCTCGGCTGCCCCGGCACCAGCTTGAGGCGAGCGGCCCGGCCGCAGGGGTTTCCGTGGCGGCCCGGAGCCGGGTCCATCGGGGCCTCCCCGGGCGCGCGGAGGCCTGCGCCGACCGGCCCTGCGCAGCCCTGGGAGCCGCTGGTACTTCCTGCCCCGGTTCCCTGCCACACACATCCTGAAACCCGGCCCAGGCCCTGGGCGCCCGCCTTGGGGTGAACCCAGCGTGGAGCAGGCCGGGCGCAGCCCGCTCGGCCCGGGGATCACCGCGATGGTCTGGGGGAAGGCCAGGGATGGGCGTCGGGGAGGCCAGCTCTCCCGGCACGTCCCTCCTCCCCTAAGGAACACGTGGGAGGGTCCCCGAAGGAGACAAAAATACGCAAGCAGGTGGACTTTAATTAGTGACCACAGACCTCCCACTGGCCTGCAATTCGGTGTTTCCCTTTCATGTCCACACACCCACCTTCCCACATTCCGGGACGGCCTTCTCTCCGCTTTCTGCTGATGGCTCTTCTGGAACAGTGGAGCCATCAGAAGGGAGCCCCGACCCCAGAGGCCCCCCACACTCTCCAGCCATGTCAACAGGGGATGTGCTTTAGAATTCTTGTCTAAAACCCCCTTTATCCCAAACCCCCACTACCTTTCAATAGTCTCCTCCTGCTCACACCTGCTGAGTCCTCACACCCTCCCTTCACTAGGTCTTTCTGGAGAGAAAAGTAGTGCACACGTGTGTGCCTTCTCTCAAACTTAAACCACAACCCTgacctcctgctcctcccccgGGGTTCAGAGGCCTTCAGCCTGTTGGTCTCTCAGAGTCCCCTGcacccctctcttcctcccaacCCTCTGCATAGACATAACTCCACTGCCGTCATCCTGGTGGACCAGCATAGCCCCCGAACTCCCCACTCCGCCCCCCTCAGGTgatcctgtgaaaccatcactcaCGCTGCTCAGAACGCTGTGTCGCAAAGGAGGGACCAGCAAGACTTGGCCCTCTGTCACCTGCCCCAACCGGACACTGTGCAACGAGTGTCTGAAGTTCCAGGCTCATCCGAGAGTCTGACACCTGAACTGCAGTGTAAGCAGAGACCATTCTGGATATGACTGTATGCCACCCTAGGCTGTCAATGCTTATCTCCCGTGATTAAC contains the following coding sequences:
- the NRBP2 gene encoding nuclear receptor-binding protein 2 isoform X1 encodes the protein MAAPEPVPRRGREREREDESEDESDILEESPCGRWQKRREQVNQGNMPGVQSTFLAMDTEEGVEVVWNELHFADRKAFLAHEERIQVMFEQLALVDHPNIVKLHKYWLDASEARARVSPGHTTGRGHQWVERLWAPTIGGAREPAASQVIFIAEYVSSGSLKQFLKKTKKNHKAMNTRSVRRQAWKRWCTQILSALSFLHACSPPIIHGNLTSDTIFIQHNGLIKIGSVWHRIFSNALPDDLRSPIRVEREEPRNLHFFPPEYGEVADGTAVDIFSFGMCALEMAVLEIQANGDTRVTEEAIARARHSLSDPNMREFILSCLARDPARRPSAHSLLFHRVLFEVHSLKLLAAHCFIQHQYLMPENMVEEKTKATDPHTVLAEIPRSPGPPLQWRYSEVSCLELDKFLEDVRNGIYPLMNFAAARPLGLPRVLAPPPEEAPKAKTPTPEPFDSETRKVIQMQCNLERSEDQARWHLTLLLVLEDRLHRQLSYDLLPTDSAQELAAELVHYGFVHEEDRPKLSAFLDSTFLKYRGAQP
- the NRBP2 gene encoding nuclear receptor-binding protein 2 isoform X2 — translated: MAAPEPVPRRGREREREDESEDESDILEESPCGRWQKRREQVNQGNMPGVQSTFLAMDTEEGVEVVWNELHFADRKAFLAHEERIQVMFEQLALVDHPNIVKLHKYWLDASEARARVIFIAEYVSSGSLKQFLKKTKKNHKAMNTRAWKRWCTQILSALSFLHACSPPIIHGNLTSDTIFIQHNGLIKIGSVWHRIFSNALPDDLRSPIRVEREEPRNLHFFPPEYGEVADGTAVDIFSFGMCALEMAVLEIQANGDTRVTEEAIARARHSLSDPNMREFILSCLARDPARRPSAHSLLFHRVLFEVHSLKLLAAHCFIQHQYLMPENMVEEKTKATDPHTVLAEIPRSPGPPLQWRYSEVSCLELDKFLEDVRNGIYPLMNFAAARPLGLPRVLAPPPEEAPKAKTPTPEPFDSETRKVIQMQCNLERSEDQARWHLTLLLVLEDRLHRQLSYDLLPTDSAQELAAELVHYGFVHEEDRPKLSAFLDSTFLKYRGAQP